In one window of Candidatus Bathyarchaeota archaeon DNA:
- a CDS encoding DUF1512 domain-containing protein produces MYIQVGQLLQNQSDIGMVLQTLFSLSFIVYLFYAQRIQAMSMLRAIEGTLRKVKEIRDKGYNTSIEEVKKASEDDFDPTPEVERFLEHFFIPPTSLDPAGIVGKMGQLLNVRENIFEAEVRSMAPKASDSEINNLENLLEASLALNVYHKVIRHFYLLGKKTMNIYVIMQIHMILPMIVREIEAYSRALQAFKEGIPIGDSVGPLVAARLMHGHKWSEIAKEMVVAEVPYNGRTLIITKAKGPGGSVGKPGDAIENILNSRKGRKKVDAVIMVDAAGKLEGEPTGGIAEGVGAAIGGIGVEKHKIEEAIKKHNIPLYAIAIKQDITHVVAPLVKELYTACDTAVETVKRIVDHRTKEGDTVLVAGIGNTVGVAQ; encoded by the coding sequence ATGTATATTCAGGTCGGCCAGCTTCTCCAGAATCAGAGTGATATCGGGATGGTTCTCCAGACCCTCTTTAGCCTAAGCTTTATTGTCTACCTATTCTATGCACAACGGATCCAGGCGATGAGCATGCTCAGGGCCATAGAAGGTACCCTCCGCAAGGTCAAAGAGATTAGGGACAAGGGGTACAACACCTCCATTGAGGAGGTAAAAAAGGCCTCAGAGGATGATTTTGATCCCACCCCAGAGGTAGAGAGATTCCTCGAGCATTTTTTCATCCCTCCCACGAGTTTGGATCCTGCCGGGATTGTCGGTAAAATGGGGCAGCTCCTCAACGTCAGGGAGAATATATTTGAGGCCGAGGTGCGAAGTATGGCACCCAAGGCGTCCGATAGTGAGATTAACAATTTAGAGAACCTTCTGGAAGCAAGCCTCGCCCTAAATGTTTACCATAAAGTGATTCGACACTTTTACCTCCTCGGCAAAAAGACCATGAACATCTATGTCATCATGCAGATCCATATGATCCTCCCCATGATCGTCAGGGAGATCGAGGCATACAGTCGTGCCCTCCAAGCGTTTAAAGAGGGTATACCCATAGGGGACAGCGTCGGCCCCCTCGTTGCTGCTCGTCTAATGCATGGCCATAAATGGAGCGAAATCGCAAAGGAGATGGTCGTCGCAGAGGTCCCCTACAATGGACGTACCCTCATTATCACTAAGGCCAAGGGACCCGGGGGCTCCGTGGGGAAGCCAGGAGACGCGATTGAGAACATACTTAACAGCCGAAAAGGACGTAAGAAAGTGGACGCAGTTATAATGGTAGACGCCGCCGGTAAACTCGAGGGAGAACCTACTGGAGGCATCGCTGAGGGAGTCGGAGCCGCCATCGGAGGCATCGGGGTAGAGAAGCATAAGATAGAGGAAGCTATCAAGAAGCATAATATCCCTCTATACGCCATCGCCATCAAGCAGGACATCACCCACGTTGTCGCCCCCTTGGTAAAGGAGCTCTATACCGCCTGTGACACCGCCGTTGAGACGGTCAAACGCATAGTGGACCATAGAACCAAGGAGGGAGACACCGTCCTCGTGGCCGGCATTGGTAACACTGTGGGGGTTGCCCAATGA
- the map gene encoding type II methionyl aminopeptidase produces MKAGHIASQVREKTRSYVEVERPVIEICSFVEDNIRKLGGAPAFPCNVDIDGVAAHYTSPLGDPKVIPDGSLVKIDIGVHVDGYIADTAVTICLDPQYIPMAEAAVAGLEAAIKIARAGVVASDIGAAIEKAIKSRGFTPIRNLSGHRLGRYIVHAGKSIPNISGTNGHRLKEGEVYAIEPFAVPRDASAYVIDGAPSNIYRFLKKRRVRSDAAKKMLKLIQTRHRTLPFASRWIPGDTEAFEELIEGKCVHSYPQLVEKSGASVAQAEHTVIIESDGCTVTTA; encoded by the coding sequence ATGAAAGCTGGACACATAGCATCCCAGGTGCGCGAAAAGACCCGGAGCTATGTTGAGGTGGAAAGACCTGTCATCGAGATCTGCAGCTTCGTTGAAGACAATATCAGAAAACTCGGGGGAGCCCCAGCATTTCCCTGTAACGTTGATATCGACGGGGTCGCGGCCCACTACACATCCCCTTTAGGGGATCCAAAGGTAATCCCTGATGGGTCCCTTGTAAAAATTGATATAGGAGTCCACGTCGATGGTTATATCGCCGATACCGCCGTCACCATTTGCCTTGACCCCCAGTATATTCCGATGGCTGAGGCTGCTGTAGCTGGTCTGGAGGCCGCGATTAAGATAGCAAGAGCTGGCGTGGTTGCGTCTGATATCGGTGCAGCTATCGAGAAGGCCATTAAGTCCAGGGGCTTCACTCCCATTCGCAACCTTTCGGGCCACAGGCTCGGCAGATACATAGTCCACGCCGGCAAATCTATACCTAATATCAGCGGCACCAATGGCCACAGGCTCAAGGAAGGCGAAGTATATGCAATTGAGCCATTTGCGGTTCCCCGAGACGCCTCAGCCTATGTCATAGACGGAGCCCCCAGCAATATTTATCGATTCTTGAAAAAGAGGAGAGTCCGGAGTGACGCCGCCAAGAAGATGCTCAAGCTGATCCAGACTCGCCATAGAACCCTACCTTTTGCATCTAGGTGGATCCCTGGAGATACCGAGGCTTTCGAGGAGCTGATAGAGGGGAAGTGCGTTCATTCGTATCCCCAACTCGTAGAGAAAAGTGGGGCTTCGGTGGCTCAGGCGGAGCACACGGTGATAATAGAGTCTGACGGATGTACAGTGACGACTGCCTAA
- the purB gene encoding adenylosuccinate lyase: MKVHPLVNPNILSQRYATREMNAIFSEEGKARYERDLWLAVLNAQKELGLEIPMEAIEAYQKAKAEIDLGLIKEIEMRTKHDVKAKIEAYNIVSGDYEYLHMGMTSRDLTDNVEQLQIKKAGRILLGKYVSVLQHLLDKADEYRHIGIAARTHHQAAQPTLLGRRFAMWAEELHSHLTNYEKYLDSYPLRGIKGAVGTQFDMANLMGSPEKASLLEEKVAKSLGFTEILNAPGQVYPRSLDYTLISHLVALASACESFAKTIRLMAGYELVTEGFKEGQVGSSVMPHKMNTRSTERICAFSHLLKMYSDGASRLAGDQWEEGDVSCSALRRVIIPDAYYASDGLVETALTVLNQMGIYPTIIEEELDRYLPFLATTSILGVALSHGMGREKAYNIIKTHAIAEALRMREQGTQKNKLVHSLAQDSDFKASGITADELNEILKDRTRFIGNAYNQIDAVKAKVQPLIQRHSTEAQYEPKDIL, from the coding sequence ATCAAGGTGCATCCCTTGGTCAACCCCAACATACTCTCCCAGAGATACGCCACCCGGGAGATGAACGCTATATTCTCAGAGGAAGGCAAAGCAAGATATGAGAGAGACCTCTGGCTCGCTGTCCTAAATGCCCAGAAAGAACTGGGCCTTGAGATCCCCATGGAGGCTATCGAAGCTTACCAGAAGGCAAAGGCCGAGATAGACCTGGGCCTAATCAAGGAGATCGAGATGAGGACTAAGCACGATGTCAAGGCAAAAATCGAGGCCTACAACATCGTCTCTGGGGACTACGAGTACCTCCACATGGGAATGACTAGCCGAGATCTCACAGACAATGTAGAGCAGCTTCAGATCAAGAAGGCCGGACGCATCCTCCTCGGAAAGTACGTTTCGGTCCTCCAGCACCTCCTTGACAAGGCCGACGAGTACAGGCACATTGGAATAGCCGCCAGGACACACCACCAGGCAGCCCAACCTACCCTCTTAGGACGGCGATTCGCCATGTGGGCTGAGGAGCTCCATAGTCATCTAACAAACTATGAAAAGTACCTAGACTCATACCCCCTCAGAGGCATCAAAGGCGCTGTAGGCACCCAATTCGACATGGCTAACCTAATGGGATCCCCGGAGAAAGCTAGCCTCCTTGAAGAGAAAGTGGCCAAATCCCTGGGATTCACAGAAATCTTGAATGCCCCCGGCCAAGTCTATCCCAGGAGCCTCGACTATACGCTTATAAGCCACCTTGTAGCCCTCGCCTCGGCATGTGAGAGCTTCGCTAAGACCATCCGTCTCATGGCGGGATATGAGCTTGTCACCGAAGGATTCAAGGAGGGCCAGGTGGGGAGCAGCGTTATGCCCCACAAGATGAATACCCGAAGCACAGAGCGGATCTGTGCATTCTCACACCTCCTAAAGATGTACTCAGATGGTGCCTCCCGTCTCGCGGGAGACCAGTGGGAGGAGGGAGACGTATCGTGCTCTGCCCTCCGCAGAGTCATAATACCTGATGCGTATTACGCCAGCGACGGCCTCGTCGAAACTGCCCTCACAGTACTCAACCAGATGGGAATATACCCAACCATCATAGAGGAGGAACTCGACAGATACCTCCCGTTCCTCGCGACTACGTCCATCTTGGGCGTAGCCCTTAGTCATGGAATGGGCAGAGAGAAAGCCTACAACATCATCAAGACTCACGCTATAGCTGAAGCCCTCAGAATGCGAGAACAGGGCACCCAGAAGAACAAACTCGTCCATTCCCTTGCCCAAGACTCAGACTTCAAGGCATCAGGAATAACAGCTGACGAGCTCAATGAGATCTTAAAGGATAGAACACGATTCATAGGGAACGCGTACAACCAGATCGACGCAGTGAAAGCGAAAGTTCAACCCCTCATCCAGAGGCACTCTACTGAGGCCCAATATGAACCTAAGGATATTCTTTGA